GGTGGCGAGGGGGTAATGGAGAATGCAGAAAGATAAGTTGAAGGGGCACTTTGGAGTTTGGGGGCCCAAAATAGATGTGACACAACATCTTTGCAACTGCCCAGTTAGACTAATGAGGCAAGGTTGAAGGGGAGGGATGCTCCCAGAAGAGCGCACGCTCACGTCAAAGCCCCTGCCCCTCACACCCGTGGCCTATTTCCGGTACAGAAATTCATTAAATGGTCATGGAAAGGAGGCTTTAGGGCCTCAACTAGGTCAAGGCAAAATATTGAGCTCAAAGAATTCAGCTCTATATCAATTTGTCAGCTGACCCAAGCCTGGACTTGTCATTTGTCACAgctgtgtgttgttgtttttatttttggagaaATCCAGGTAGAACCTTAAAACAGACAGCGCCACaaatgttttcagtgcaaaataTCAGTACACCTAGCCAAGTACCACATGACATTGGCACTGTGCTGACATTTAGAACAACAGTGTCATTGTTTTTATACAAGTTCTATGAACATTAAGTTAGTTTAAGATCAAAAATGGTCAATTAATCCTTATACCTTTctcaaacaagaaaacaattcAAAGTAAAAGTATTCGTGTTTTAGTTTAACACCATTTAGCAAAACGAAGTGTGATCAAGCAGTgatcacattttacatttagacCAACATTGATTGGACCAGTTACACTGTGAGTGCGGTTATAATGGATGTCAGAAAGTACAGTGGGATAAGCCGAACAGCAGGTTTGCTTTTATCAAGTCCGATCAAGCTCATAAGAACATGACTCCATGACATTTCACTGACCTTTTCTTCCAGCTGAACAGAGTTCACATAGGTGTGGCCACACACAACGCCACAGGCACCTGTCTCTTCCTGTCTCAGTGAAGGTCAAAACTACAGACTTCACAAAACTATGGTTTTGTGGATATTAGGCATTATTTAGTAAAACCTCCATTGCCAAGTTGGAAAATGCAAATGTAGAGAGGCCCTTTAAAATAACCGGAAGAGGAAGAAAAGTGAAAAGGTGGAGGGGAAGAAGTCTAACCTTTGTCTTATGTTAGAGGTGTTTTTCCTTAGGACTAAAAGACAACCTTCAAACATTCAACAGCTGGTTCACGAAAGCTTTTTAATGTTCTCTCCAGAACATCtgtcaaaacaataaaacaaatggttaACGTGGGACAAACAATACAAGATTACATTAAAAGCAATGGaaattttataaaaaacttACAGCATTCAAACTCCTTTACTGGTTACCAGTGTCTTACATTTtgatttcaaaatgtttcatgTTGTTGTCGCTACACACCCCAATATGATTACAAGATCTTAATTGTTGTACATAAACACTCACTGAAAAGAGGCGAATAAGCCTTTAATAGTCACTATGACAACCGGCATGCTGCCGCCTCTATTACTAAAATCTATATCAAAGTTTAGCTGTTGACTataaacgtttaaaaaaatgttttatttgttatacacacatgcatgcactcTCTGATTATTTCTGATTGCATATCACAATTGTTTATTGAATTGGGTCTTCTGGCACACATTTACGATGTAGTTTTCTAATTAAACCAGTAGTGAGTTTAAGATTATGTGAAGATACTATTATAAAGTAAACCCCAAGTTGTTTTATGTGAGGGAAAGAGATTTGTGCTATTATGTTTGTgctattgtattaaaataatttactttttaatcTAACTCTTGCCTACAACCTTATCACACCTGCATGAATTGTTTCGAAATAAAGTCTTAGGGTAGGTGCGGATTAAAGATAAACATATCTTCTAAAATGAACGAACAAGCCCTTTAAGATGCAATTTATACTTGTAATTTTGCTTGTCAGAATAATGGGAGAAAATCTGTCAAATGGATTGCGGAGAGACGGACCCTCCCGCAAGGCCATGCAGGGGACCAATCAAGACTGGACGTGTGGCCTCACTAGAGAGGTCCATATCAATCATAACGCTCAGATCTCTTACACATCGGGCCAGGGTCCATCCCCACCATCTATTACACTTGCAATACTCAAATGAATCTGGTGACAGATGAGTTTATTGGGGGGAAAAAAGAGGGAAAATAAAGAAACGTGGAGAAAGAGGCAGACCAACCTTGCTTTTCTTGAGGTGTATGTCCATATTTGTGTAATTTGAAACGTTCGTCATGCCTCTCTTACAAATAACAGGCAACACTACAACACAACACGACTGCTGCTGTTAACAGGACTTCAAGCTTACTTTAATGTGGTCAATTAGCGCCACCTGGAGGCGTAAATAATTAAAAGCGTGCACCTGTTGGTCACATGGGTGTTTTATAACGTCCTGTGCCAAAAACAGAGCTGTGAGTCAGGAAAGGAACAACGTGTTCCTGTGCATATAACAACCATATACCAAGCGAGACAATTAGAGGAACTGCTGAGCAGCAGTTtctgtttacatttcatttgttgTGCTTTGTGTACCTATTACACACATCCCTCACCACATGGTTTTATTAATCTTGTCCAGTATTTCAGGAATGTTTTTAATCGTGTATGGACTCAGAAATGTCCTTGAAAAAGTTAACTTGATATTTATACCAACACTATACTAGGATTTATTTCaagtattttaataaaagtgctGGGGGTTGTTTGATATCCCATACAATGAGCATAAAGCCTTTATACAGTAAGGGGATTCAAATGTTGTTTAACTTTATGGTTAAACCGTATACTGGTTTTACTGGAACCCACAATGATGTGTGGGTCTATATGGGTAATGTGTTGATGAAATGGGAGCCAGAATACACTATAAATCGTAATTATGTAATCGTTTGAATGTCAGACTAGATGGTtcataatgtaatgtaacagaCGCCATTGGCCTTCTATAGTTTTTTAGGGACTTTGTGAAATTCAAAATACTTCAAACTGACCCTGTTTACCACAAAAACATGTTGCTAAACTTTACAATTATCTCCTGTATTTGTATTTCTGTCCTCATCTGAGCAAATGGGACCAGCTGCAACCCATTTAACAACAGCTGATATCAGTGTCCTTCCAATTTTGGTCAAATTCTGCATAACTCCCTCTGTGATGCATGCCATTACTAACGTGTACCATTTTCTTCTATTCCGTTGttcaactgaaaaaaaaaagtaaccTATTTAAATGGGGAAATAAAAATTGACTCAATGGTTGGCAGTAAACAAAATAGTTTAATAATTAATACAACCagtatttacaatattaaaagCTTTTCACAAAAAATGATTCATACCACAGAATTTTATAAAGTTAAACAAATTTTCTAAACTATTATTTTAGCAGTTACCACATGTAAAATTACCCAACATTGTTGATGAGGAAGCCATGGGCTTTGACCGCGTTGGACAGACAGCTGAGAGCCACCGAGGAGGATCAACAAACCTGTAAAAGtctctcaaacacacatgcTTCCTATGGTATAACAGTGCATGCACATTTCAGAAATTATATTACGACGTTACTGCAACGTTTTCGGCACTTACACCACGTACACCTGAAAGGGTGAAGCGGTTTTACCTGCAGGCCACGTGGTGATGACCACGCTAGGGGCGGGCGTTGCATACGTCATCGCGCAGCTGTGACGCAGTGCGTCCGGCCTCCCTGTGTTGGAGTCTGCGCAATGCTGTGAGACAAGGAGAGCCGATGAATGAAACCACATTCAATTCAAAGGAAAATTCATACATTGTACGCTGAAAGTCTTGACACAATATCGTCAATAAAACATATTGAGCATTTCAAGACACTGTACAGGGGAAACAAAAGCATCGTAATGTTCACGCACATATTACGGTCTATGGTAAGATCACAGCGTCGTGGCTTTCTTTCGACGAAAACAAGTCAGGTTTCGGTGACCACATCATCAGATTTCATTCCTGAAGAAAACGTTCTCGAAGTCTCTTTGTTGGAAGTCTAAAGACCTGACGTAACCCAAGTCTGAAGATGAGATGTTCCCTCCATTTGGAACATGACTCTGCATTGTAAAAAGAGGCCTTACATCATACGCCTCCATTGAAACCTTCAACTGCTCGGTGTAAACAAGGTCCATTAAGTACTGTGTAGTGTTTTTTGGTGCCATGGCACCAGGGGGTACAGAAGTTTGATTTCCAGTAGATAATTCGACAGAATCTGCCCACAGCTGAAACTTCCGTGCTGACCACGAGCGGATCCGTTGTCTCCTCTCGTTATAAGAACCGTATATTCTGGCATTGGCATTCCCCTTATACGTGCGCATAAATGTTCTTCTCTTTGATTTCGACCACTTCTTATTTATAGATGTTGTGCTCATGTCTTTCTCATAGCGTCCTTCCATGGCCATGATTTCAAGGTACATTCCAAACAAGAAAAATGTCGGTTGTTACCCAAAGAGTTCAAAATATCCAAGTATCACGGCGCGAATAAAATGAAGGACTCCAAATcgttttcttaaaaaatactAAAGACAAAACTTTCAGCTGCTTCCTCTTCTCCAACGAAAGAAAAATGTGGCTAGATAACGTCTGCATCGCGTACTTATGGAACTTGCGGAAGTGACGTATCTTTCTTCAGCGAATCAGCATTCACCTTTGTCTTATTCGGCGGTAGGCCATTGCATTTGAAATCGCTCACAGATCTCTCTACTGCCACCTCAGTATTGGAGAGaccctttaaatatatttttttgttattgaaaCGTATCCGTAATCTCGTTAATAATTTGCCAACAGGATTCTAtaaagtacaaaacaaaatacGGTGAACGATTTATTGATATTATATACGAACAAACAGTCGGTAAAGCAAACTGAATTGTCAACACCGAAGGGCGTTTTTGTATTCTTGCACCGCCATTTACAATACAGCACAGCCAGCGGTTTTAGTCCAACCGTTTTGGAACAACAGTTTCGGGACGCGGCTTTGTAAACATGACAAGTGATAACGTAAAAATTACCGAGGGCACATCGAGTCTCATTTTAGTGAGTATCGAGATTACTAACGTTTTTGTTGTCGAATTTATTGTGACATCGTGCGAGAAATTCATTGGGAAAATACCCTCGATGCATGCTGCTCATTGAGTAGACATGTGCCGATTTGAGACAAAGACAGCTGATACACAACGACGGGATGATTTTCGAGGCCGATAGTGATGGAATGGCTGTGCTTATCACCGCATTTAAAATACGCATATTTATGAGGCTTTTAGGTGACAATGGGCGGCTTTATTATGAAAATAACGCAGTGGTCAGTCGAACGACTATATGGCACTGGACCGAAGGGGctattataataaatgtatatagaCAATCCATGTTTCTCAACTTATAAAGTCTCAAAAATTGTCTCGTTtttaggaaaccattcagacaGGCCATTCACTACCCCCTAATTTACATCAATCTACGACGTGTTTCCACTGACCATTTTGCTCTGAGAGTGCATTTTAGTCTATtagaaataataaattaaaactataaaaagaCTTTTTACCAGGACATTTAGCCACGACAGTGCGTACATCTAGCATATTAACGTTACTTAATGAAGAAGAAAATATGTAgccttttatttccttatttccTGTGTATGTTTCAGGTATCACCATTCACAGATGTGGATTAAAGTGTCGATCGTCCCTCGATATCACCGCCCCTACTGTGAAACTACAGTTTTACTAAGAAACGGCGTTGaaagtcatacattttttttaaagcagcatATCCTGAAAGGTATAATGCgcattttcattacagttataaagGAACAATTCTGTGTTCATGTAGTTTTGCAACTTAATACAACATCTGCATCCTCCCTTACGAATATAAACTATGATTTCACTACAAATGTGTTGTTGTCTGTTTCaactttaaatgtattattatcaCTGTATAAATTGCTATATTTAAACAAACCTATTAAAACAGGTTTCGTAATATTTATAACGCGTACATCCGGGCTAACCACTAGGTGGCGGTAAGTACACGCAGGCCGCCATGAACGAGCAACAGAAAAACGTAAGCCTCCATTTTCTCATCTAGTGCTCTTCGCTGGTGCACTAGCGCCATGAGTAGCGCACTTGATGACTCAAAGACAACAGAGTTAAGTATGGACCACGAACTCTACACTGTACAGAGTCCTTCTGAGGATATTAAAGATGGCCCAGATCATGcagaatacatttataaaagtaaGTAGTATGTCGTTTGATGTTAATATAGAACAtttaaagacacatttattGGCCTAAATGACCAATTTAGCAATGTGCTCACCCCGTGAATTTCAGGTAGTTACAAACCACGTGCCATGCGTTattaacgtgtgtgtgtgtgtgtgtgtgtgtgtgcgtgtgcgtgtgtgtgtgtgtgtgcttcaaGTGTCAAATGAAGAATTTGTTAGATTCGTGAAGTTGCGTGTGACCAACGACTCACTTTTCACTGGGAAGAGAAATTCTTCTACTCTGGCATATAGGTAATGGAACCAGTCACCCCAGTGCACACTTACACATGCACACTCGTTTGTTCATTCATTAGCATTAAGTTTACAAACTAAAACAGATGTATACTGTAGATGTTTTACTACGACCAGCACTAGTCTCTGTgttaaaatgtggaaaatggTCCATTCTGTGCTCTAGAGCCATCCTGAAGGAGTTGGGTCTGCAGAGAGATATTTCTGCCAGCCAGGCAAGGAGAAAATGGGAAAACCTTAAAATGAAGTATAAGGtacaaatgttattttgaattaaaaaggTAGTAAATATGGGTAATTTAGTGACATGGATGATAAAtaccatatactgtaaatgtcagtTCTTTAACTGTGAAATTTATAGTTTGTAAACACAGACTGTTTATTGATTCATACTTTGAATGAACCAatttaaacaagaaaataaaaataaaccccTGTCAACCGTTCCATCAGACACCATTTATATCCTTTACACCACACACAGGATTGTGGGATATCATAGGAAGAAAAAGACCCATATACTGCCTTCAAATACTGACTACATAAAGAAATATCAGTATACAGATTTCTATGCAAAACCTTGCCTTCATACCTTTTAACCTGTGCAAACCTCACAACCCAATGAGTTTCAGGTCATAAAATATTCACGTGTGTATCTTGTGTGTTTCAGGACATGAAGAATCCCCCACCTGGGGTCTCGGTGAACCCCACCAACTGGCCCTGGTTCTCGCTGCTGGACGATGCCATGGAGGGTCGACTGGCAGGAAGTGAAGTAACTCTTGATACTTCCTCGGTGGGCGATGACAGCGAGTATCGCCCGAACAACTCCACGCGCAGACGGAGCAAGAGAGCGCGAGAGCCGGACAGAAGCGAGATCGAGCTGTACGTCGAGGAGGATGACATAATGTCAGAGGAGATGGGGCGAGACAGAGGGGAGATGGACAGAGACCGGGATGAGATGGAACAAGAAAGATCCATCCTGGAGAGCGACAAAGCCGCCATTGAATACGAGAGGATGGTCTTGGAACGAGAGAAGATGGTCCTGGatagagagagagcaggagTGGAGAGAGAACTTGCAGCGTTGGACAGAGACAGAGCCTCTTTGGAAAGAGAGAAGGCTGCTGTGGAGAGGGACAGAGCATCTGTGGAGTACATCCGAGCTCAGCTGGAAAAGGAGAGAGCAATTTTAGATAGAGAAAGAGCAAAGCTTGAGCGAGAGCGAGCTATCTTAGAACAGCAGCATGGGACCTCGACAGGGGGGGAGACGTTGGAATTGAGTGACAATCCAGAGGGAACTGACAACACCATTCCTTTGGTCATGGAACCAGCATCCTTAGAGAGAAGACAGAAATTCCTCAACCTGTTTGAAAAGCTTATCGAAAACTTCTGAAACCAAATTTATAAACAGGACCGTATACAGACGTAACCAACTTTTTTACACCTTTTGTTCGATGTaaaattttgttttctgttgccaaaaatgtattgtgttATTCTACAGTGATTGACTTATGATTTATAGTTATGAGTTACATCCATTATAGTTGATCATATTTGTCGCTGTGTTTGTTCTACAAGTCAACACGTTATAAACAAGCATTTTGAAAGCTGTCAGTGTTGGTTTGATGTCTTTGAAGATTTTCAAGCTACTGTAAAAAGGAAAACGTTAAGCCGCCTTTGATTTAGAAAGGTCATCACAAATCTTTATTCAGGTGTGATATTTccatacaaaacacaaagctGGGCTAATATTTACCACCCTCCCCCCAATCATTCTCAAACCCCTTTAGCCAGTACAACAGTTTTTAAGTGTGCGAATGCCATATGGACATAAACATGGTCATAACAACAACTTGATAGATTAAACACTAAAATATTGCAGTTTTTGTAACAAAAAGACagcttatatattttatattacagtACAGACTTTACAACAAATTCATTGTTAGAATGCTTTGTTTTATTGCATTGATCAAAATTTACCTTTCAAACCTTAATCTTatcataaacatttgtttaattcCTTATgaatattaacaatatttcattattttttacaaaacaaattttAACCGTTCTCCCTGGCTATTGCAACCAGCCCCAAACAGGCACCAAGTAggctacaacacacacaaaaataagtttttttgttttgttttgttaattaaattaaactgaGATATCTGCCTTTGTAAATTACTTGCATCATTTTTTCAGGTTTGTTAGtatttgataaataaatgactgaTTCAAATGGATGCATGGTTTTCTGTGTTTCTAGGAGAGATTCATTGTGAATGGTCTCTCTCGGATATGAGGGAGTACATTTATACGATCAACTGAACAAAATCCTTCCGTCTTTCATTCAAATGCGATTACAAACATCCTACATTGTGATATGTATTCATACTGTGTGTATAAATACAAGCAGCAAAGGGATAGTAGTGTCCACCAGTTCTCCTGTGAAAGTGTGAGTCTGTTCATGCATTTATGCCAACTTCTTTTAAAAGACATCCATTCATATCCAAGTGTTTGCACGAGCCCAACGTTTAAAAACAAGTTCTCACAGAGGAGTTTTGATGCATGTGCATACGTGTGAGTTTTGCATGTGTGCGTTTGAGtgtgtttcattttaaataaggtTACCAACAGGTATACGTGGCAAACATATGAAGGCTTGTGGGGTTCTGCTGAGGTTGACGGGATTACCGTCCAGGCGAACGTCCTCCAGGGCATTGCGGATGTAGTTTAAATCATGTGGATTGCAGAAAGTGTCATCGTGCATCATCTGGACATTGTTATTCTGAAtgataaaacatatatatatatatttaatgtatcaTACAGGTACACACTTTTTATGCCATtgtttaaaaatcttttttagaaatcttAAGATTTAGAGATCTTTTCTTTTAAagcttgtgtgtgtgatacctcatcattttatttacatatttaaaaagtcCATTATAAAGCACTGTGCATATCACCAGAAAAGCTGGTAAtaaattaattcattgtttacgttaTAATTTTCTATGTCATCATTGATCTTTTCTGCAGTTCCCAAGCAAACAACGTAATTCCTGAATTGTCAACtggttgttttaaaataaaaaaaactacatgTATGGAATCCAGTTAAGTGTCAGGATTTGTAGATGTCCACAAGGTGGCACTAGTGAGGTGGGAGCACAGGTACCTGCAGGTGCAAGGAGCGCAGACTGTGGGGCAAAGGAACTGGGATATGGTCAATGTTGTTGTCTGTCAAGTAGAGGTAAAGTAGCCCTGGCATGTccttaaaacaaaatgtacatgtataaataaataggcTTTCTTTACCTGGATAAGGATTATCAGTTGTGTATTGGTACTATTAGAAGTTTCCAAATTGATTTGATCctatctgtttttttctttgcatttcCATAAGCTCTTTAAGCACAACAATAGCCTTTTACATGAATCTACAAAGGTTAATTGTGATGTATCCCTCT
The nucleotide sequence above comes from Triplophysa rosa linkage group LG24, Trosa_1v2, whole genome shotgun sequence. Encoded proteins:
- the si:dkeyp-38g8.5 gene encoding uncharacterized protein si:dkeyp-38g8.5 isoform X2, producing MSSALDDSKTTELSMDHELYTVQSPSEDIKDGPDHAEYIYKMSNEEFVRFVKLRVTNDSLFTGKRNSSTLAYRAILKELGLQRDISASQARRKWENLKMKYKDMKNPPPGVSVNPTNWPWFSLLDDAMEGRLAGSEVTLDTSSVGDDSEYRPNNSTRRRSKRAREPDRSEIELYVEEDDIMSEEMGRDRGEMDRDRDEMEQERSILESDKAAIEYERMVLEREKMVLDRERAGVERELAALDRDRASLEREKAAVERDRASVEYIRAQLEKERAILDRERAKLERERAILEQQHGTSTGGETLELSDNPEGTDNTIPLVMEPASLERRQKFLNLFEKLIENF
- the si:dkeyp-38g8.5 gene encoding uncharacterized protein si:dkeyp-38g8.5 isoform X1; the protein is MTNLAMCSPREFQVVTNHVPCVINVCVCVCVCVRVRVCVCVLQVSNEEFVRFVKLRVTNDSLFTGKRNSSTLAYRAILKELGLQRDISASQARRKWENLKMKYKDMKNPPPGVSVNPTNWPWFSLLDDAMEGRLAGSEVTLDTSSVGDDSEYRPNNSTRRRSKRAREPDRSEIELYVEEDDIMSEEMGRDRGEMDRDRDEMEQERSILESDKAAIEYERMVLEREKMVLDRERAGVERELAALDRDRASLEREKAAVERDRASVEYIRAQLEKERAILDRERAKLERERAILEQQHGTSTGGETLELSDNPEGTDNTIPLVMEPASLERRQKFLNLFEKLIENF